In Natranaerobius trueperi, the following proteins share a genomic window:
- a CDS encoding cyclodeaminase/cyclohydrolase family protein, whose translation MRLRDQKVSEFLETVSSKSPAPGGGSVSALAGALGASLATMVGNLTIGKKRYQKLSKSYQRDIDEAFENMQVISKNIENLIDEDKEAFDNVMTAIKMPKETEEEKEKRKQELEKATYRAMEVPLQIARESLKALNGMKPFVLYGNPNAITDIGVGASMARTAIDGAIYNVRINLMDIEDESFVKETMAELTFISQESDEMLKEIKSFVENKLTN comes from the coding sequence ATGAGACTCAGAGATCAAAAAGTAAGTGAGTTTTTAGAAACAGTGTCAAGTAAATCGCCAGCCCCTGGCGGTGGTAGTGTATCTGCTTTAGCAGGTGCTTTAGGTGCCTCTTTAGCTACTATGGTGGGGAATTTAACTATTGGTAAAAAGAGATATCAAAAATTAAGTAAAAGTTATCAACGGGATATAGATGAAGCTTTTGAAAATATGCAAGTTATTAGTAAAAACATTGAGAATCTGATAGATGAAGACAAGGAAGCTTTTGATAATGTGATGACAGCGATTAAAATGCCAAAGGAAACTGAAGAAGAAAAAGAAAAACGAAAACAAGAACTTGAAAAAGCAACTTACAGAGCTATGGAAGTTCCCCTTCAAATAGCAAGAGAATCATTAAAAGCACTTAATGGAATGAAACCTTTCGTTTTATATGGTAATCCTAATGCAATTACTGACATTGGTGTTGGAGCATCAATGGCACGAACTGCAATTGATGGTGCAATTTATAATGTGCGTATAAACCTTATGGATATAGAGGATGAGTCTTTTGTAAAAGAAACTATGGCTGAATTAACTTTTATAAGTCAAGAAAGTGATGAAATGTTGAAAGAAATAAAAAGTTTTGTTGAGAATAAGCTAACAAACTAA